A stretch of Gymnodinialimonas phycosphaerae DNA encodes these proteins:
- the puhC gene encoding photosynthetic complex assembly protein PuhC: MTLTPAKARIYNRTPAEEKLVERDKEMVPVVLVRAMFILCVCVLIIVSYARLTDRPLSATAPTVEEVPIVTERLVRIYGELNGSARVLDVDGNVIATFAQDEGGFIAGVSRVLERERGAVGAMASDPIRVVRFADGRIGLRDDLTDFRAELVGFGADNEAAFARLLEE, from the coding sequence ATGACCCTCACCCCCGCCAAGGCTCGCATCTACAACCGCACCCCTGCGGAAGAGAAGCTGGTTGAACGAGACAAGGAGATGGTGCCCGTCGTCCTGGTGCGCGCCATGTTCATCCTGTGCGTTTGCGTGCTGATCATCGTCAGCTACGCGCGCCTCACAGACCGTCCCCTCAGCGCGACGGCCCCTACCGTTGAAGAGGTGCCAATCGTCACCGAACGCCTCGTGCGCATCTACGGAGAGCTCAACGGCTCTGCCCGCGTGCTGGATGTTGATGGCAACGTCATCGCCACCTTCGCCCAGGATGAGGGCGGCTTTATCGCCGGCGTCTCCCGTGTGTTGGAGCGCGAGCGTGGCGCCGTCGGTGCGATGGCCTCAGACCCCATCCGCGTCGTCCGATTTGCCGATGGCCGCATCGGCCTGCGCGATGATCTTACCGATTTCCGGGCCGAACTTGTGGGCTTTGGCGCAGACAATGAAGCGGCGTTCGCACGCCTGCTGGAGGAATAA
- the puhB gene encoding photosynthetic complex putative assembly protein PuhB: protein MSHDHDDFQTEPVRGLPAHLPEGEEILWQGQPSWWALAQESLSLWWVAGYFVFLFAWRTIGGAATETWLASATTASFFLVLGLIVCALLVLVSLIQAKATVYTITNRRVAMRIGAALTMTLNLPFKQVLNAELSLRKSGHGNISLEMNPEGGMGFSYVLTWPHVRPWKLKHPQPALRCIPDAKAVAAILADAAQTAVSQPDIQITRAPGMAAQPAE from the coding sequence ATGTCGCATGACCACGACGACTTCCAGACCGAGCCGGTCCGTGGGCTGCCCGCGCACCTGCCGGAGGGTGAAGAAATCCTTTGGCAGGGGCAGCCTTCCTGGTGGGCCCTGGCGCAGGAATCCCTCTCGCTGTGGTGGGTCGCGGGGTACTTCGTGTTCCTCTTCGCCTGGCGCACCATCGGCGGCGCCGCCACGGAAACGTGGCTGGCCTCGGCCACAACGGCGTCGTTCTTCCTCGTCCTTGGCCTGATCGTCTGCGCCTTGCTGGTTTTGGTATCCCTGATCCAGGCAAAGGCGACGGTCTACACGATCACCAACAGGCGTGTCGCCATGCGCATTGGCGCCGCGCTGACCATGACCCTGAACCTGCCCTTCAAGCAGGTTCTCAACGCAGAGCTTTCCCTGCGCAAGTCCGGCCACGGAAACATCTCGCTAGAGATGAACCCCGAGGGCGGCATGGGCTTCAGCTATGTCCTGACCTGGCCCCATGTGCGCCCGTGGAAGCTGAAGCACCCGCAACCTGCCCTGCGCTGCATCCCCGATGCCAAGGCGGTTGCAGCAATCCTGGCCGACGCAGCCCAGACCGCTGTGTCCCAGCCTGACATCCAGATCACCCGCGCGCCTGGAATGGCCGCACAACCCGCGGAATGA
- the puhA gene encoding photosynthetic reaction center subunit H, translating to MENAFFGNFDLASLSIWLFWIFFALLIYYLQTENMREGYPLENDDGTAAPNQGPFPVPDPKTFLMPHGRADVTVPSAENEEAHYRHDLDDVMEAGAVSHGFPYDPKGDPMLAGIGSGAWTPRRDEPELDGHGHVKIEPMKKREDMHVSAGKNPLGMTVVAGDGEEVGTISDMWIDVPEQLVRYLEITLDADHGGGTRLVPIHFCQIWRRVTINAIHGKHFAGVPTTKSDAQITKLEEEKISAYYGAGILYADDKRAEPLL from the coding sequence ATGGAAAATGCATTCTTCGGGAATTTCGACCTCGCCAGCTTGTCGATCTGGCTGTTCTGGATCTTCTTCGCGCTGCTGATCTATTATCTGCAAACCGAGAACATGCGCGAAGGCTATCCGCTGGAGAACGACGACGGCACCGCCGCGCCGAACCAGGGCCCGTTCCCGGTGCCTGATCCCAAGACCTTCCTGATGCCCCATGGTCGCGCCGATGTGACCGTGCCCTCCGCCGAAAACGAAGAGGCGCACTATCGCCACGATCTGGATGACGTGATGGAGGCGGGTGCCGTCTCTCATGGCTTTCCCTACGATCCCAAGGGTGACCCGATGCTGGCTGGCATCGGCTCTGGTGCCTGGACCCCGCGCCGGGATGAGCCCGAGCTTGATGGCCACGGCCACGTGAAGATCGAGCCGATGAAGAAGCGCGAAGACATGCACGTCAGCGCGGGCAAGAACCCCCTTGGCATGACCGTGGTGGCGGGCGATGGCGAGGAAGTCGGCACCATTTCCGACATGTGGATCGACGTGCCCGAGCAGCTGGTCCGCTACCTTGAGATCACGCTCGACGCAGACCACGGCGGCGGCACGCGGCTGGTGCCGATCCACTTCTGCCAGATCTGGCGGCGCGTCACGATCAACGCGATCCACGGCAAGCATTTTGCGGGCGTTCCCACGACCAAGTCCGACGCGCAGATCACCAAGCTCGAGGAAGAGAAGATCTCGGCCTACTACGGCGCAGGCATTCTTTATGCCGACGACAAGCGCGCCGAGCCGCTGCTTTAA
- a CDS encoding PucC family protein yields MSLLKRISIRYLPFADAASPDLPLGQLLRLSLFQVSVGMAAVLLLGTLNRVMIVELQVPAFLVACMVALPVLIAPFRALLGFKSDTYKSAIGWKRIPYLWFGTLWQFGGLAIMPACLLVLGGEVTQVRYDIPFAGEILAALAFVMTGVGMHMTQTAGLALAADRATDETRPRVVALLYVMFLVGMGVSAVVIGWFLYEFTPLELIQVIQTCAVLTVVLNVTALWKQERIKPMTKQQRAEASPTFKEAWVDYASGGTAGRLLVVVFLGTMAFNMQDVLLEPYGGEILGLSVSATTLLTATWAAGALVGFAMAAKWLAGGMDPMRMGARGLLAGVIAFCAVIFSNPLGSSELFFVGACLIGFGGGLFSISTLTAAMTMPTSNKAGRGLALGAWGAAQATAAGLSIAIGGAVRDGVNHLATSGQLGDALGNAATGYSVVYHLEVFLIFATLVALGPLVRTPTRMTTTTSDGGAKLGLADLPT; encoded by the coding sequence GTGAGCCTTCTCAAGCGCATATCCATCCGCTATCTGCCCTTCGCAGATGCAGCCAGCCCGGATCTCCCCCTCGGCCAACTGCTGCGCCTGTCCCTCTTCCAGGTCTCCGTCGGCATGGCCGCCGTCCTGCTTCTGGGCACCCTGAACCGCGTGATGATCGTGGAGCTTCAGGTCCCCGCGTTTCTCGTGGCCTGCATGGTCGCGCTGCCCGTCCTGATCGCGCCGTTCCGGGCGCTTCTGGGCTTCAAGTCCGACACCTACAAATCCGCAATCGGCTGGAAGCGTATCCCCTACCTGTGGTTCGGCACCCTCTGGCAATTCGGCGGCCTCGCCATCATGCCCGCCTGCCTTCTGGTCCTGGGCGGGGAAGTCACGCAGGTCCGCTACGACATTCCTTTCGCCGGTGAGATCCTGGCCGCGCTGGCCTTCGTGATGACCGGTGTCGGCATGCACATGACCCAGACCGCAGGCCTCGCGCTGGCCGCCGACCGCGCCACCGATGAAACACGCCCCCGCGTCGTGGCGCTTCTTTACGTCATGTTCCTTGTCGGCATGGGCGTCAGCGCCGTTGTGATTGGCTGGTTCCTGTACGAGTTCACCCCGCTGGAGCTGATCCAGGTCATCCAGACCTGCGCCGTGCTGACCGTTGTGCTGAACGTGACCGCGCTTTGGAAGCAGGAACGCATCAAGCCAATGACCAAGCAACAGCGCGCGGAAGCCAGCCCGACCTTCAAAGAGGCCTGGGTCGACTACGCAAGCGGTGGCACCGCGGGCCGCCTGCTGGTTGTCGTCTTCCTGGGCACCATGGCGTTCAACATGCAAGACGTCCTGCTAGAGCCCTATGGCGGCGAAATCCTCGGGCTGTCCGTTTCTGCCACCACGCTGCTGACGGCGACGTGGGCGGCAGGCGCGCTGGTGGGGTTTGCGATGGCCGCCAAGTGGCTGGCGGGCGGGATGGACCCGATGCGCATGGGCGCGCGGGGCCTTCTGGCGGGCGTCATCGCATTTTGCGCCGTGATCTTCTCGAACCCGCTTGGATCAAGCGAGCTGTTCTTCGTCGGCGCTTGCCTGATCGGTTTCGGTGGCGGGCTTTTCTCGATCTCGACCCTCACGGCAGCCATGACCATGCCGACCAGCAACAAGGCAGGCCGCGGGCTTGCCCTGGGCGCTTGGGGTGCCGCGCAAGCGACGGCGGCCGGCCTTTCCATCGCGATCGGCGGTGCTGTCCGCGATGGCGTCAATCACCTCGCCACGTCTGGACAACTTGGCGATGCTTTGGGGAACGCGGCGACGGGGTATTCCGTCGTCTATCACCTCGAAGTCTTTCTGATCTTCGCGACGCTTGTGGCCCTTGGGCCGCTGGTGCGCACACCAACACGGATGACCACCACCACTTCGGATGGGGGGGCGAAGCTCGGCCTCGCCGACCTCCCTACCTAA
- the bchM gene encoding magnesium protoporphyrin IX methyltransferase, translating into MVGTPTYDATRNRVEAYFDRTATKTWERLTSDAPVSSVRATVRAGRDRMRDVMLGALPDDLTGRRVLDAGCGTGAMSEILAARGAEVVAIDISPQLIDIARKRMPEDLAHRVTFLSGDMLADDLGQFDHVMAMDSMIYYTAPDLGRALAGLSGRCPHIVFTVAPRTPFLMAFFTLGKLFPRSDRSPVMIPHAQKRISEEINKNQCLSTLLKLEQVTSGFYISACMEVRA; encoded by the coding sequence ATGGTGGGCACCCCCACATATGACGCCACCCGCAACCGGGTAGAGGCCTATTTCGACCGCACCGCGACCAAGACGTGGGAGCGGTTGACCTCCGACGCGCCGGTATCAAGCGTGCGCGCGACCGTGCGCGCGGGCCGCGACCGGATGCGCGACGTGATGTTGGGGGCCCTGCCCGATGATCTGACGGGTCGCCGCGTGCTGGATGCCGGCTGCGGCACCGGAGCGATGAGTGAGATCCTCGCCGCACGGGGCGCAGAGGTCGTGGCCATCGACATCTCGCCTCAGTTGATCGACATCGCGCGCAAGCGGATGCCCGAGGATTTGGCGCACCGTGTGACGTTCCTGTCGGGCGATATGCTGGCCGATGATCTGGGCCAATTCGATCACGTCATGGCGATGGATTCGATGATCTACTACACCGCGCCCGATCTGGGCCGCGCGCTGGCGGGCCTGTCGGGGCGTTGCCCCCACATCGTCTTCACCGTCGCCCCCCGCACGCCCTTCCTGATGGCGTTCTTTACCTTGGGCAAATTGTTCCCCCGCAGCGACCGCTCGCCGGTGATGATCCCCCATGCGCAAAAACGTATTTCTGAGGAAATAAATAAAAATCAATGTCTTAGTACCCTGCTCAAGCTTGAGCAGGTCACATCGGGCTTCTATATCTCCGCTTGTATGGAGGTGCGCGCGTGA
- the bchL gene encoding ferredoxin:protochlorophyllide reductase (ATP-dependent) iron-sulfur ATP-binding protein: protein MREAAGLEARGLKSPPILRGQDGEGSLQVHQSDDMKIEGAKVFAVYGKGGIGKSTTSSNLSAAFSKLGKKVLQIGCDPKHDSTFTLTGMLQPTVIDILKSVDFHAEELRPEDFVTQGYNGVQCIEAGGPPAGTGCGGYVVGQTVKLLKQHHLLEDTDVVLFDVLGDVVCGGFAAPLQHADRALIVTANDFDSIYAMNRIIAAVQAKSKNYNVRLAGCVANRSKDTDEVDRYCDVVGFKRIGHMPDVDAIRRSRLKKKTLFEMPDEEDIVQCRAEYIRLAETLYAGTDPLAPAPLEDRDIFELLGFD, encoded by the coding sequence ATGCGCGAAGCCGCAGGGCTGGAGGCGCGCGGCCTCAAATCCCCGCCGATCCTGCGCGGTCAGGACGGCGAAGGATCGTTGCAGGTGCATCAGTCCGACGACATGAAGATTGAAGGCGCGAAGGTGTTCGCCGTCTACGGCAAGGGCGGGATCGGCAAATCGACGACCTCGTCGAACCTCTCCGCCGCGTTCTCCAAGCTTGGCAAGAAGGTCCTGCAAATCGGCTGTGATCCCAAGCACGACAGCACCTTCACGCTGACGGGCATGCTCCAGCCCACGGTGATCGACATCCTCAAGAGCGTTGATTTCCACGCCGAGGAACTGCGGCCCGAGGATTTCGTCACACAAGGCTACAACGGCGTGCAGTGCATCGAGGCCGGTGGCCCGCCCGCTGGCACCGGCTGCGGCGGCTATGTGGTCGGCCAAACGGTCAAACTGCTGAAACAGCACCACCTTCTGGAAGACACAGATGTCGTTCTCTTCGACGTGCTGGGCGATGTCGTCTGCGGTGGCTTTGCCGCGCCGCTGCAACACGCCGACCGCGCGCTGATCGTAACGGCCAATGACTTCGACAGCATCTACGCGATGAACCGCATCATCGCCGCCGTGCAAGCCAAGTCCAAGAACTACAACGTGCGCCTCGCCGGTTGCGTCGCCAACCGCTCCAAGGACACGGACGAGGTGGACCGCTACTGCGACGTGGTGGGCTTCAAGCGCATCGGCCATATGCCCGACGTGGACGCCATCCGCCGCTCGCGCCTCAAGAAGAAGACGCTCTTCGAAATGCCCGATGAAGAAGACATCGTGCAGTGCCGCGCCGAATATATCCGCCTGGCCGAAACGCTCTATGCGGGCACCGACCCGCTGGCCCCCGCGCCGCTCGAAGACCGCGATATCTTTGAATTGCTGGGGTTCGATTGA
- a CDS encoding magnesium chelatase subunit H produces MRGDGDHIPGYRFVIITMDNHVAGPAARVSERLTREFPGLNISIHAAAEWGENAQALEEAKLAVKHGDIIVSNLLFIDEHITAIRPALEARREGCDAMVNIISAKEVVALTKMGDLDMSKPTSGAMKLMKKLRGSKEPSVNSGEKQMKMLRRLPKILKFLPGKAQDLRAWFLTMQYWLGGSDDNVEQMIRFLIGTYAHDAALKGAKAAAPIDYPEVGLYHPDLPGHHITTDVADLPNPTNPVATVGLLMMRSYVLASDAAHYDGVIRAMQARNIAVIPAFAGGLDGRPAISAYFTDDRIDALVSLTGFSLVGGPAYNDSEAAVTTLMDLDVPYIAAHPIEFQTLGQWAESAGGLGPVETTILVALPEIDGATNPTVFGGRHGPDGCHGCSLNCRRSSDTKAMAPCLERIESLTEKTLRMATLRRKANADKKVSVVLFGFPPNAGAVGTAAYLSVFESLHNTLHKMKEDGYDITPPATVDDLRHAILHGNAKQYGQQANVAAHVDADTIVRNTPQLAAIEAVWGPAPGKIQSDGNGVFILGAQFGNVFVGVQPTFGYEGDPMRLLFEHGFAPTHAFVQFYMWLRNTFQSDVILHFGMHGALEFMPGKQSGMGAHDWPDRLIGEVPNVYLYASNNPSEATLAKRRSGAVTITHLTPPLAASGLYKGLSDLKDSLTRWRAMAPDAHERAEMAALITTQAEAVDLTDTDPDTLWLTLLETEDALIPDGLHVVGRGMSESELQEHMRVIDVTDTEKRAEIEYLLRQQTELTGLMRALSAHYIEPVPGGDLIRSPEVLPTGRNIHAFDPYRMPTAFALQDGARQADKLIEAAEGFPHSIALVLWGSDNIKSDGGPISQALALMGAKPRFDSYGRLCGAELIPLETLGRPRIDVVMTLSGIFRDLLPLQTRMLAEAAYKAATADEPSEHNFVRAHALDYAEKMGVPMEEAALRVFSNAEGAYGSNVNALVDSGAWDDEDELADAYQARKSFAYGVDGKAHKNAGMLQSALKDVDLAYQNLESVELGVTTVDHYFDTLGGISRAVKRAKGGVETPVFIGDQTRGDGKVRTLQDQVALETRSRSLNPKWFEGLLKHGHEGVRQIEAQVTNTLGWSATTGQVDPWVYQRLSETFVLDDDMRRRLAELNPQASARMANRLLEAHERNYWHPDEATLAALQAGADELEDTLEGLNVAAE; encoded by the coding sequence GCCGCCGCCGAATGGGGCGAGAACGCGCAAGCGCTGGAAGAGGCGAAGCTGGCCGTAAAGCACGGCGATATCATCGTCTCGAACCTGTTGTTTATTGACGAGCACATCACCGCTATCCGCCCCGCGCTGGAGGCCCGCCGCGAGGGCTGTGACGCGATGGTCAACATTATCTCGGCCAAGGAGGTCGTCGCCCTTACCAAGATGGGTGACCTGGATATGTCCAAGCCCACCTCGGGCGCGATGAAGCTGATGAAGAAGCTGCGCGGCTCCAAGGAGCCGTCGGTCAATTCCGGCGAAAAGCAGATGAAGATGCTGCGCCGCTTGCCGAAGATCCTGAAGTTCCTTCCCGGCAAGGCCCAGGACCTGCGCGCCTGGTTCCTGACGATGCAATACTGGCTGGGTGGCTCCGACGATAACGTGGAGCAGATGATCCGTTTCCTCATCGGCACCTACGCCCACGATGCCGCCCTCAAGGGCGCCAAAGCCGCCGCACCCATCGATTACCCGGAAGTCGGTCTTTATCACCCCGATCTACCCGGACACCACATCACCACCGATGTCGCGGATCTGCCAAACCCAACCAATCCGGTTGCGACGGTCGGCCTTTTGATGATGCGCTCTTACGTGCTGGCCTCTGACGCCGCGCATTATGATGGCGTCATCCGCGCCATGCAGGCGCGTAACATCGCCGTCATTCCCGCCTTTGCCGGCGGCCTCGATGGCCGTCCTGCGATAAGTGCCTACTTCACCGACGACCGCATCGACGCGCTGGTCTCTCTGACCGGTTTCAGCCTGGTCGGCGGCCCCGCCTATAACGATAGTGAGGCGGCGGTGACGACGCTGATGGACCTCGACGTGCCCTATATCGCGGCCCACCCGATCGAGTTTCAGACCCTCGGCCAATGGGCCGAAAGTGCCGGAGGGCTCGGCCCGGTCGAAACCACGATCCTTGTGGCCCTGCCCGAGATCGACGGTGCCACCAACCCCACCGTTTTTGGCGGTCGTCACGGCCCCGACGGGTGCCACGGCTGTTCGCTGAATTGCCGCCGCTCCTCGGACACAAAGGCCATGGCACCTTGCCTTGAGCGGATCGAAAGCCTGACCGAGAAGACGCTGCGCATGGCCACCCTGCGGCGCAAGGCCAATGCGGACAAGAAGGTATCGGTGGTGCTTTTCGGCTTCCCGCCCAATGCGGGCGCCGTCGGCACGGCAGCTTACCTCAGTGTCTTCGAGAGCCTGCACAACACGCTGCACAAGATGAAAGAGGACGGCTACGATATCACGCCGCCCGCCACCGTCGACGACCTGCGCCACGCGATCCTGCACGGCAACGCCAAGCAATACGGTCAGCAAGCCAACGTCGCGGCCCACGTCGATGCCGACACCATCGTGCGCAACACGCCCCAGTTGGCCGCGATCGAGGCCGTCTGGGGCCCCGCGCCCGGAAAGATCCAATCCGACGGCAACGGCGTCTTCATCTTGGGCGCGCAGTTCGGCAACGTCTTCGTCGGCGTGCAGCCCACCTTCGGCTATGAAGGCGACCCGATGCGCCTTCTCTTCGAGCATGGCTTCGCCCCGACCCATGCCTTCGTGCAGTTCTACATGTGGCTGCGCAACACGTTCCAATCCGATGTCATCCTGCATTTCGGCATGCATGGCGCGTTGGAGTTCATGCCCGGCAAGCAAAGCGGCATGGGCGCACACGACTGGCCCGACCGCCTGATCGGTGAGGTGCCGAACGTCTACCTCTATGCCTCCAACAACCCGTCCGAGGCGACGCTGGCCAAACGCCGCTCTGGCGCCGTGACGATCACCCACCTGACCCCGCCGCTGGCGGCAAGCGGCCTCTACAAAGGCCTGTCGGACCTGAAGGACAGCCTCACCCGCTGGCGCGCCATGGCCCCCGATGCCCATGAGCGGGCCGAGATGGCCGCGCTGATCACCACCCAGGCCGAGGCCGTGGATCTCACCGATACGGACCCAGACACCCTTTGGTTGACGCTTCTTGAAACCGAAGATGCGCTGATCCCCGATGGCCTCCACGTCGTCGGGCGCGGCATGTCCGAATCCGAACTCCAGGAACACATGCGCGTCATCGACGTGACAGACACCGAGAAGCGCGCCGAGATCGAATACCTCCTGCGTCAGCAGACCGAACTGACCGGCTTGATGCGCGCGCTTTCCGCCCATTACATCGAACCCGTGCCCGGTGGCGACCTTATCCGGTCCCCCGAAGTCCTGCCGACGGGCCGCAATATCCATGCCTTTGACCCCTACCGCATGCCCACTGCCTTTGCCCTGCAAGACGGCGCGCGCCAGGCCGACAAGCTGATCGAGGCGGCCGAGGGCTTCCCCCACTCCATAGCCCTGGTGCTTTGGGGCTCGGACAACATCAAATCCGACGGCGGGCCGATTTCCCAAGCCCTCGCGCTGATGGGCGCAAAACCCCGGTTTGACAGCTATGGCCGCCTCTGCGGTGCGGAACTGATCCCGCTGGAAACGCTGGGGCGGCCGCGCATCGACGTGGTGATGACGCTCTCGGGTATCTTCCGCGATCTCCTGCCGCTGCAAACCCGGATGCTGGCCGAGGCCGCGTATAAGGCCGCCACTGCCGACGAGCCGTCCGAGCATAACTTCGTCCGGGCCCACGCCCTCGATTATGCCGAGAAGATGGGCGTTCCGATGGAAGAAGCTGCCCTGCGCGTCTTCTCCAATGCCGAAGGGGCCTATGGGTCCAACGTCAACGCGCTGGTCGATAGCGGCGCCTGGGATGATGAGGATGAGCTGGCAGACGCCTACCAGGCGCGCAAATCCTTCGCCTATGGGGTGGACGGTAAGGCGCACAAGAACGCGGGCATGCTGCAAAGCGCCCTGAAGGACGTGGATCTGGCCTACCAGAACCTTGAATCGGTCGAACTGGGCGTCACGACTGTCGACCACTACTTCGACACGTTGGGCGGTATTTCCCGCGCCGTGAAGCGCGCCAAGGGCGGCGTTGAGACGCCCGTGTTCATCGGCGACCAGACCCGTGGCGATGGCAAGGTGCGCACCCTGCAAGATCAGGTCGCGCTGGAAACACGCTCCCGCTCGCTCAATCCCAAGTGGTTCGAAGGGCTGCTCAAGCACGGCCACGAGGGCGTGCGTCAGATCGAGGCGCAAGTGACCAACACGCTGGGGTGGTCCGCCACCACGGGCCAGGTCGACCCTTGGGTCTATCAGCGCCTGTCTGAAACTTTCGTGCTTGATGACGACATGCGCCGCCGCTTGGCGGAACTGAACCCCCAAGCTTCTGCACGGATGGCGAACCGTCTGCTGGAAGCGCACGAACGGAATTACTGGCACCCCGATGAGGCTACGCTCGCCGCACTTCAGGCCGGTGCAGATGAACTCGAGGATACCCTCGAGGGCCTCAACGTGGCTGCGGAATAG